One window of Chionomys nivalis chromosome 18, mChiNiv1.1, whole genome shotgun sequence genomic DNA carries:
- the LOC130889314 gene encoding alcohol dehydrogenase 1-like, with product METAGKTITCRAAIAWKEKSPLKIEEVQVEPPKSGEVRIKMASTGICGTDDHVLKGDLSMKYPLIPGHEGAGIVESVGDGVCSVKPGDKVLTLIVPQCGQCDACLHCLGNFCDKQDILPCSGVMMDGTSRFSCQGQMVYHSFRTSTFTEYTVVPEFAVVKIDDAAPLDKVCLISCGVPTGYGAAVNSAKVTPGSTCVVFGLGGVGSAIVMGCKASGASRIIGVDINEHKFPRARALGVTDCLNPTKLQKPVHEVVMEMTGVGANFAFEAVGKIETMLAAWNSCNSSYGVCLIVGVAPVNAQLCLQAVPIVSGKTLKGVCLGDYKTKECIPQLVTDYLQNKINIDPLVTHQLPFNELHKAMKLYYKGKTIRCVLLF from the exons ATGGAGACTGCAGGAAAG ACAATCACATGCCGGGCAGCCATTGCCTGGAAAGAAAAGTCTCCTCTTAAAATTGAAGAAGTGCAGGTTGAGCCACCGAAATCTGGAGAAGTTCGCATTAAG ATGGCTTCTACAGGGATCTGTGGTACCGATGACCACGTGCTGAAAGGAGACCTCTCTATGAAATATCCTTTAATTCCGGGTCATGAGGGAGCAGGCATTGTGGAGTCTGTCGGGGATGGGGTTTGCTCTGTGAAACCAG GAGATAAAGTCCTCACGCTCATTGTTCCACAGTGTGGACAATGTGACGCCTGCCTGCACTGCCTAGGAAACTTCTGTGACAAGCAAGA TATTCTCCCGTGTTCCGGGGTGATGATGGATGGGACCTCGAGGTTTTCCTGCCAAGGACAGATGGTTTATCATTCTTTCCGCACGAGCACATTCACCGAGTACACTGTTGTGCCCGAGTTCGCTGTGGTAAAAATTGATGATGCGGCTCCATTGGATAAAGTTTGTCTCATAAGCTGTGGCGTCCCTACAGGCTATGGGGCTGCTGTTAACTCAGCCAAG GTCACCCCTGGCTCCACTTGCGTGGTTTTTGGACTCGGAGGGGTCGGCTCAGCCATTGTCATGGGCTGCAAAGCTTCTGGTGCTTCTCGAATCATCGGGGTTGACATCAATGAGCATAAGTTTCCCCGGGCAAGAGCCTTGGGTGTCACTGACTGTCTCAACCCTACCAAGCTGCAGAAGCCTGTCCACGAGGTGGTGATGGAAATGACAGGTGTCGGTGCTAACTTTGCCTTTGAGGCCGTCGGAAAGATTGAAACCATG CTCGCTGCTTGGAACTCCTGCAACAGCAGCTACGGGGTCTGTCTGATCGTCGGGGTGGCTCCAGTAAATGCACAGCTGTGCCTTCAGGCGGTCCCGATTGTGTCCGGAAAAACCCTGAAGGGCGTGTGTCTGGGAG ATTATAAGACCAAAGAATGTATTCCCCAGCTAGTAACCGACTATCTCCAAAACAAGATTAACATAGATCCACTAGTGACTCATCAGCTGCCTTTTAACGAACTCCACAAAGCCATGAAACtgtattataaaggaaaaac CATCCGCTGTGTTCTACTCTTCTGA